One genomic window of Branchiostoma lanceolatum isolate klBraLanc5 chromosome 5, klBraLanc5.hap2, whole genome shotgun sequence includes the following:
- the LOC136435484 gene encoding fez family zinc finger protein erm-like isoform X2 encodes MATFGTLSTRAELGGSTKTPGPPPDDRDSGCSLAARVEPRSSDKKELAFSIARIMEPSPSKPTPRHSAGTAVDSTADFRRAVPSLGHPCFPLSVLDLSGAADLRKGLLTEHGVKSFRPAQLTAEMSEASRRKFFHTDFRLPTLRTDLIKPYPIYYSREQVLRAPTAPFAFYENMNAVRFVDFYSKETIANFPLSLDGGKVLSGKSVLTARGGGTDNKGIQYGTSPGGVQISPTAGLPLAKGGSGAEKARGGRGKRAANKQKTFPCEVCGKIFNAHYNLTRHMPVHTGARPFICKVCGKGFRQASTLCRHKIIHTQEKPHKCQTCGKAFNRSSTLNTHMRIHAGYKPFVCEFCGKGFHQKGNYKNHRLTHSGEKAYKCHICNKAFHQVYNLTFHMHTHNDKKPFTCDICGKGFCRNFDLKKHIRKLHDGGNTGPAAGTSSSSPSISPTPTAPDTQQQQQETTPPAAE; translated from the coding sequence ATGGCAACGTTCGGGACCCTGTCCACACGCGCCGAGCTCGGCGGCAGCACCAAGACCCCGGGCCCGCCGCCAGACGACAGGGACAGCGGTTGCTCACTCGCTGCCCGGGTCGAGCCCCGCTCGTCCGACAAGAAAGAACTGGCTTTCTCCATAGCACGAATTATGGAGCCGTCGCCGAGCAAACCCACCCCGAGGCACTCCGCGGGCACCGCCGTGGACTCCACCGCTGACTTCAGACGTGCCGTCCCCTCCCTGGGCCACCCGTGTTTCCCCCTCTCCGTCCTGGACCTGAGCGGTGCCGCGGACCTACGGAAGGGACTCCTGACAGAACACGGCGTCAAGTCGTTCCGTCCGGCACAGCTAACCGCCGAAATGTCAGAAGCGAGCCGTCGGAAATTCTTCCACACGGACTTTCGACTCCCCACTCTCCGAACGGACTtgatcaaaccctacccgatcTATTACAGCAGAGAACAGGTCCTGCGCGCGCCGACGGCCCCCTTCGCCTTCTACGAGAACATGAACGCCGTGAGGTTTGTAGACTTTTATTCTAAAGAGACTATCGCCAACTTTCCTCTGTCACTGGACGGAGGCAAGGTACTAAGCGGTAAGTCCGTGCTGACGGCCCGAGGCGGCGGGACAGACAATAAGGGCATTCAGTACGGGACCAGCCCGGGCGGGGTCCAGATCAGCCCCACCGCAGGATTGCCGCTAGCGAAGGGCGGGTCGGGAGCAGAAAAGGCTCGGGGCGGCCGTGGGAAACGTGCCGCCAACAAACAGAAGACTTTCCCGTGCGAAGTCTGCGGGAAGATCTTCAACGCACACTACAATCTCACCCGCCACATGCCCGTGCACACAGGCGCCAGGCCCTTCATCTGCAAGGTGTGCGGTAAAGGCTTCCGCCAGGCTTCCACCCTGTGTCGGCACAAGATCATCCACACACAGGAGAAGCCACACAAGTGCCAAACTTGCGGCAAGGCCTTCAACCGGAGCTCCACACTCAACACACACATGCGGATCCACGCCGGCTACAAACCCTTCGTCTGCGAGTTCTGCGGGAAAGGCTTCCACCAAAAGGGCAACTACAAAAACCACCGGCTGACGCACTCCGGCGAGAAGGCATACAAGTGTCACATCTGCAACAAGGCCTTCCACCAGGTGTACAACCTGACTTtccacatgcacacgcacaacGACAAGAAACCCTTCACTTGCGACATCTGCGGCAAGGGATTCTGCAGAAACTTCGACCTCAAGAAGCACATACGTAAGCTACACGACGGCGGGAACACCGGTCCCGCAGCGGGCACGTCTTCATCCAGCCCTAGCATTAGCCCTACACCTACCGCACCcgacacacaacaacaacaacaagaaacaacACCTCCAGCAGCAGAGTAA
- the LOC136435484 gene encoding fez family zinc finger protein erm-like isoform X1 has protein sequence MPKSFLVKTVKGKDVADARHRVSETPQTYSEPWSYTERTLVDNASPEDQSDYGLKMATFGTLSTRAELGGSTKTPGPPPDDRDSGCSLAARVEPRSSDKKELAFSIARIMEPSPSKPTPRHSAGTAVDSTADFRRAVPSLGHPCFPLSVLDLSGAADLRKGLLTEHGVKSFRPAQLTAEMSEASRRKFFHTDFRLPTLRTDLIKPYPIYYSREQVLRAPTAPFAFYENMNAVRFVDFYSKETIANFPLSLDGGKVLSGKSVLTARGGGTDNKGIQYGTSPGGVQISPTAGLPLAKGGSGAEKARGGRGKRAANKQKTFPCEVCGKIFNAHYNLTRHMPVHTGARPFICKVCGKGFRQASTLCRHKIIHTQEKPHKCQTCGKAFNRSSTLNTHMRIHAGYKPFVCEFCGKGFHQKGNYKNHRLTHSGEKAYKCHICNKAFHQVYNLTFHMHTHNDKKPFTCDICGKGFCRNFDLKKHIRKLHDGGNTGPAAGTSSSSPSISPTPTAPDTQQQQQETTPPAAE, from the exons ATGCCAAAGTCATTTCTGGTGAAGACGGTGAAGGGAAAGGACGTTGCGGACGCTCGGCATAGAGTGAGCGAGACCCCGCAGACATACTCAG AGCCCTGGAGCTACACTGAGAGAACACTCGTCGATAACGCTTCCCCAGAAGACCAGAGCGACTACGGACTGAAAATGGCAACGTTCGGGACCCTGTCCACACGCGCCGAGCTCGGCGGCAGCACCAAGACCCCGGGCCCGCCGCCAGACGACAGGGACAGCGGTTGCTCACTCGCTGCCCGGGTCGAGCCCCGCTCGTCCGACAAGAAAGAACTGGCTTTCTCCATAGCACGAATTATGGAGCCGTCGCCGAGCAAACCCACCCCGAGGCACTCCGCGGGCACCGCCGTGGACTCCACCGCTGACTTCAGACGTGCCGTCCCCTCCCTGGGCCACCCGTGTTTCCCCCTCTCCGTCCTGGACCTGAGCGGTGCCGCGGACCTACGGAAGGGACTCCTGACAGAACACGGCGTCAAGTCGTTCCGTCCGGCACAGCTAACCGCCGAAATGTCAGAAGCGAGCCGTCGGAAATTCTTCCACACGGACTTTCGACTCCCCACTCTCCGAACGGACTtgatcaaaccctacccgatcTATTACAGCAGAGAACAGGTCCTGCGCGCGCCGACGGCCCCCTTCGCCTTCTACGAGAACATGAACGCCGTGAGGTTTGTAGACTTTTATTCTAAAGAGACTATCGCCAACTTTCCTCTGTCACTGGACGGAGGCAAGGTACTAAGCGGTAAGTCCGTGCTGACGGCCCGAGGCGGCGGGACAGACAATAAGGGCATTCAGTACGGGACCAGCCCGGGCGGGGTCCAGATCAGCCCCACCGCAGGATTGCCGCTAGCGAAGGGCGGGTCGGGAGCAGAAAAGGCTCGGGGCGGCCGTGGGAAACGTGCCGCCAACAAACAGAAGACTTTCCCGTGCGAAGTCTGCGGGAAGATCTTCAACGCACACTACAATCTCACCCGCCACATGCCCGTGCACACAGGCGCCAGGCCCTTCATCTGCAAGGTGTGCGGTAAAGGCTTCCGCCAGGCTTCCACCCTGTGTCGGCACAAGATCATCCACACACAGGAGAAGCCACACAAGTGCCAAACTTGCGGCAAGGCCTTCAACCGGAGCTCCACACTCAACACACACATGCGGATCCACGCCGGCTACAAACCCTTCGTCTGCGAGTTCTGCGGGAAAGGCTTCCACCAAAAGGGCAACTACAAAAACCACCGGCTGACGCACTCCGGCGAGAAGGCATACAAGTGTCACATCTGCAACAAGGCCTTCCACCAGGTGTACAACCTGACTTtccacatgcacacgcacaacGACAAGAAACCCTTCACTTGCGACATCTGCGGCAAGGGATTCTGCAGAAACTTCGACCTCAAGAAGCACATACGTAAGCTACACGACGGCGGGAACACCGGTCCCGCAGCGGGCACGTCTTCATCCAGCCCTAGCATTAGCCCTACACCTACCGCACCcgacacacaacaacaacaacaagaaacaacACCTCCAGCAGCAGAGTAA